The uncultured Methanolobus sp. sequence AAAGATATTCCCAGCCATGGATATATTCCATGAAAATTTAAATCTTGATAACTGTGAGATTATCGTTCCACCTGCCATTGAGCATGAGATAGGTGCTGATGCTCTTGCCATGATGGTGGAGACTGATTTCCTTGAACAGGAAGAACCAACTCTTGTAACAGATTATGGAACCAACGCTGAAATGGCCATTAAGGTCGGCAACAGGATAATAACAGGAAGTGCTGCAGCCGGTCCTGCTATAGAAGGGCAGGGTATAAGTTGTGGAATGCTTGCAGCTCCGGGAGCGATCACAGATGTCGATCTGGAAAATGGTTTCTGGAGAGTATCTGTACTGGATGAGAGCATGGAAACTGTAAAAGGGCATCTTATAGACCCGATAAGCGGAATTATAGTCGAAGGGTCGGATATAGTGCCGGATGGTATCACGGGAACTGGTCTTATTTCCATATTGTCCCTTGCAATAGAGACCGGAATGATAACGACTCCTCCTAAACTAAAATACGGAAGGATCGAATTAGGGGGCGGGATAGAGGTAACAGAGAAGGATATAATAGAGGCTGGTAAGGCTATCGGTGCCATAAGGGCTGCTCAGTTGACGTTGATACATGAATCTGGGATAGATTATGGTGAACTTGAGGCCATGTACATGAGTGGTGCTTCCGGAACCTATGTTGATCCTAATAAAGCAAGAAAGATAGGGTCATGTCCGGATTTTACAAAGAAAACAGTGCAATTCGGTAATACATCTCTTTCCCTTGCAAGGGATATTGTTCTTGAAAATGTGAAACTTGATACGCTGATCGAACTGGCAGGGCACATAAAGGCTGATCATCTTATGATGGCAACCAGTGAAACCTTCAAGAAACTCTACGCCTGTGAACTGGGATACTGGACAGAGGGTATGTCCATGGAGATGTACAAAAAGCTGATGAAGATGTCCAAATTGCCTG is a genomic window containing:
- a CDS encoding methylamine methyltransferase corrinoid protein reductive activase, with protein sequence MYGIALDVGTSGFRAQLIDLETKEVVKTSMTMKHPLPGGNVTDHLDFAISIGEDVAHSIIIDSVEKMIEGFGVAPSQISKMAVCGNPIQLSLFQNSEIRDLAYAGRNMRERLGIYEVRRDAKIFPAMDIFHENLNLDNCEIIVPPAIEHEIGADALAMMVETDFLEQEEPTLVTDYGTNAEMAIKVGNRIITGSAAAGPAIEGQGISCGMLAAPGAITDVDLENGFWRVSVLDESMETVKGHLIDPISGIIVEGSDIVPDGITGTGLISILSLAIETGMITTPPKLKYGRIELGGGIEVTEKDIIEAGKAIGAIRAAQLTLIHESGIDYGELEAMYMSGASGTYVDPNKARKIGSCPDFTKKTVQFGNTSLSLARDIVLENVKLDTLIELAGHIKADHLMMATSETFKKLYACELGYWTEGMSMEMYKKLMKMSKLPELPDPIEYPVLEKRVRKDISETGTDRVKVIGDIGVTLEELAVGCIMCHKCEKECPEEAISIKQENSFFVAEYNTMKCLGTACKRCVGVCPMHALDYKEIKIMDERLLSGLSV